In Malus sylvestris chromosome 15, drMalSylv7.2, whole genome shotgun sequence, a single genomic region encodes these proteins:
- the LOC126601270 gene encoding uncharacterized protein LOC126601270, translating to MEISESEPQIELSENPRATWDGCSVLLDINDGDRLVFARLSAGAKVKIGNTNCSLQPLIGCPFGSFFRVENGAEGPYLARYTPSTEGNNVLEKGEIQSVDEFTDNRALVDNNKAQSLTGEEINAMRQQGATGDEIVEALIANSATFEKKTVFSQEKYRLRKQKKYAPIVLMRRPYTRSICEAYLKKYPNKIGFLRMDTLSLLLSMANVSANSDVLVVDMVGGLLTGAVAERLGGMGYVCNTYLGGSPYSMDIARIFNFGDEICKRIVRSSLTDLLSFQNGLPKPVSQDTDSCNMEFQPNGQISSAVSTEEVSLTSENVKSEPVPKSTSSPVVKISKPAKLGEKAPQEIISSWKENGFPSLIIAAPELDGWSLVKEILPLMSNSAPFAIFHQYLQPLATCMHNLQQGKIAIGMQISEPWLREYQVLPSRTHPCMQMNGFGGYILSGTKISPN from the exons atgGAGATTTCTGAAAGTGAGCCCCAAATCGAATTATCTGAAAACCCTAGAGCCACCTGGGACGGTTGCTCCGTCTTGCTCGACATCAACGACGGCGACCGTCTGGTTTTCGCCCGCCTCTCGGCCGGAGC GAAAGTGAAAATTGGGAATACAAATTGCTCTCTGCAGCCCTTGATTGGCTGCCCCTTTGGCTCTTTCTTTCGGGTCGAAAACGGAGCTGAAGGCCCGTATTTGGCCCGCTACACTCCGTCCACGGAag GTAATAATGTTCTGGAAAAAGGTGAAATTCAATCAGTAGATGAGTTTACAGATAATCGAGCATTAGTCGATAACAATAAAGCGCAGAGCCTAACCGGTGAAGAAATTAACGCAATGCGACA ACAGGGTGCAACGGGCGATGAAATAGTTGAAGCTCTCATTGCAAACAGTGCGACGTTTGAGAAGAAAACTGTTTTCTCACAG GAGAAGTATAGGCTTAGGAAGCAAAAGAAGTATGCTCCCATTGTACTTATGAGGCGCCCATACACTAGAAG TATATGTGAGGCGTACTTAAAGAAATATCCGAATAAAATTGG ATTCTTGCGGATGGATACATTGTCTCTTCTGCTTTCCATGGCTAATGTTTCTGCAAATTCTGATGTCCTCGTAGTGGATATGGTTGGAGGACTTCTAACAGGTGCTGTGGCGGAGCGTTTAGGAG GTATGGGCTATGTCTGCAATACATATCTTGGTGGCTCACCTTATTCTATGGATATAGCGAGGATATTCAACTTTGGAGATGAAATTTGCAAGAG GATTGTGAGGTCTTCTCTCACTGACCTCTTATCTTTCCAAAACGGACTGCCCAAACCAGTCAGTCAGGACACGGACTCTTGTAACATGGAATTTCAGCCAAAT GGCCAAATTTCTTCAGCAGTCAGTACGGAAGAAGTATCTCTTACATCTGAAAATGTGAAATCAGAACCTGTTCCCAAGTCTACCAGTTCTCCAGTAGTCAAAATATCCAAACCCGCAAAATTGGGAGAAAAAGCACCACAGGAAATCATTAGCTCGTGGAAAGAGAATGGTTTCCCTAG TTTAATAATAGCAGCACCGGAGCTGGATGGATGGAGCTTAGTTAAAGAGATCTTGCCACTTATGTCAAATTCTGCTCCTTTTGCTATTTTTCATCAGTACCTTCAG CCTCTTGCAACATGCATGCACAATTTACAGCAGGGGAAAATAGCGATTGGCATGCAAATTTCAGAACCTTGGTTACGCGAATATCAG GTACTTCCATCAAGAACTCATCCATGCATGCAGATGAATGGATTCGGTGGGTACATTCTCAGCGGGACCAAAATTTCACCGAACTGA